A single Xiphias gladius isolate SHS-SW01 ecotype Sanya breed wild chromosome 18, ASM1685928v1, whole genome shotgun sequence DNA region contains:
- the aurkaip1 gene encoding aurora kinase A-interacting protein isoform X2 produces MFTSKVIPRLSLLRRVTCAFQTHGDILNGCVQPAVPAYCFSPEQKLRNYSTTADSTPPPRWMQLEPELDEALVPRKLSVSPLESWLSLRYSLPPLLESALPQEDVELLEEKVLPPISVPVLEDERGLATPLRCKNVLKIRRRKMNRHKYKKLQKRIKFLKRRVLEGRGRKKTETI; encoded by the exons ATGTTTACTTCAAAGGTCATCCCTCGTCTCAGTCTATTACGTAGAGTAACTT GTGCATTTCAGACCCATGGAGACATTTTGAATGGATGTGTACAACCAGCCGTCCCTGCTTACTGCTTTTCACCAGAACAGAAACTGAGAAACTACtcaacaacagcagacagcacaCCTCCCCCTCGATGGATGCAGCTTGAGCCAGAACTGGACGAGGCTCTTGTGCCACGTAAACTGTCAGTAAGTCCTCTGGAGAGCTGGCTCTCCCTGCGCTACTCCCTTCCTCCGCTGCTGGAGTCCGCTCTGCCACAGGAGGACGTAGAGCTGCTGGAAGAGAAGGTGCTGCCGCCCATCTCCGTCCCTGTTTTGGAGGATGAGAGGGGCCTGGCAACACCCCTTAGATGTAAGAATGTTCTGAAGATAAGACGGCGGAAGATGAACCGGCATAAATATAAGAAGCTGCAAAAACGGATTAAATTCTTGAAAAGGAGAGTGCTGGAGGGCagggggaggaaaaaa ACAGAAACGATTTGA
- the aurkaip1 gene encoding aurora kinase A-interacting protein isoform X1 — translation MFTSKVIPRLSLLRRVTCAFQTHGDILNGCVQPAVPAYCFSPEQKLRNYSTTADSTPPPRWMQLEPELDEALVPRKLSVSPLESWLSLRYSLPPLLESALPQEDVELLEEKVLPPISVPVLEDERGLATPLRCKNVLKIRRRKMNRHKYKKLQKRIKFLKRRVLEGRGRKKQKRFEEDLKRIWTRAGLKKAPEGWSAPKIFIKQHGNKRQ, via the exons ATGTTTACTTCAAAGGTCATCCCTCGTCTCAGTCTATTACGTAGAGTAACTT GTGCATTTCAGACCCATGGAGACATTTTGAATGGATGTGTACAACCAGCCGTCCCTGCTTACTGCTTTTCACCAGAACAGAAACTGAGAAACTACtcaacaacagcagacagcacaCCTCCCCCTCGATGGATGCAGCTTGAGCCAGAACTGGACGAGGCTCTTGTGCCACGTAAACTGTCAGTAAGTCCTCTGGAGAGCTGGCTCTCCCTGCGCTACTCCCTTCCTCCGCTGCTGGAGTCCGCTCTGCCACAGGAGGACGTAGAGCTGCTGGAAGAGAAGGTGCTGCCGCCCATCTCCGTCCCTGTTTTGGAGGATGAGAGGGGCCTGGCAACACCCCTTAGATGTAAGAATGTTCTGAAGATAAGACGGCGGAAGATGAACCGGCATAAATATAAGAAGCTGCAAAAACGGATTAAATTCTTGAAAAGGAGAGTGCTGGAGGGCagggggaggaaaaaacag AAACGATTTGAGGAGGATCTAAAGAGGATTTGGACACGAGCTGGACTGAAGAAGGCCCCAGAGGGATGGAGTGCACCTAAGATCTTCATTAAACAGCATGGAAACAAAAGGCAGTGA